The following are from one region of the Syngnathus typhle isolate RoL2023-S1 ecotype Sweden linkage group LG22, RoL_Styp_1.0, whole genome shotgun sequence genome:
- the cd2ap gene encoding CD2-associated protein isoform X2 has protein sequence MELKQEAKEVRPESKGQAAQPLKREKSVGNVANLVQRMSTIGIPTGGFQPRPSSTTKKLKKRQCKVLFDYQPQNEDELELKIGDILDVTEEVEEGWWSGVINGKSGLFPSNFVKELDVAKEDGESNDTTPEEADGVENTVTPSSPTPSSGNGAIVQPKKIQRIGFGDIFKEGSVKSKVRIPNLEPEEKKENPIPSLPSVAKPAFPNVIEMHKGEGDSNSKAKEFCKVIFAFEATNEDELTLHEDDIISIISKDTGEPGWWRGEVGGKGGVFPDNFVTMLSDTEKEAFLSRGSRKSSLKQDSEEKPKKPPPPSKHIALKPEVPSADKKPHAIRPEDKVDRVIPEPKPSKPAAPLPPKKPVPPPGKGRQGNLPLKRSDKPLTPSPNLKHNGEIPTSRPKPDLDLLLPPKPKTPSADTGEKNFESPLISFDEVSSNSEKLSHPTANRPKIIGRRLPAQFAGGLSPNKEINLDKAFKLDEEDGAKIKLLEPRKPNTHNSSPLPPFHKPSVEAKPNPASTNLSSDNSFLGREDPKSQMEELRSQMKDLLLSVELFKAQQMKEITELRGELDEERKKRVALQMELNKLKMAIHST, from the exons GAACTAAAACAGGAGGCCAAGGAAGTGAGACCCGAATCCAAAGGGCAAGCTGCTCAGCCTCTGAAGAGAGAGAAGTCTGTAGGAAATGTTGCCAACTTGGTTCAGAGGATGAGTACCATCGGGATTCCAACTGGGGGTTTCCAGCCACGACCATCATCTACCACAAAGA AGCTGAAGAAGAGACAGTGCAAAGTCTTGTTTGACTATCAGCCGCAGAACGAAGATGAACTGGAGTTAAAAATTGGAGATATTTTAGACGTCACCGAAGAG GTTGAAGAGGGTTGGTGGAGCGGCGTCATCAACGGCAAGTCAGGACTCTTCCCTTCCAACTTTGTCAAAGAATTGGATGTTGCGAAAGAAGACGGAGAATCAAATGATACGACACCAGAGGAGGCTG ATGGTGTAGAAAACACCGTGACACCATCATCGCCAACACCTTCTTCAGGCAATGGAGCTATTGTCCAGCCCAAAAAAATCCAACGTATTGGTTTTGGCGATATTTTCAAAGAAGGGTCAGTGAAATCAAAGGTCCGAATCCCTAATTTGGAGccggaagaaaaaaaggaaaat CCAATCCCTTCATTACCATCAGTCGCAAAGCCCGCCTTTCCCAACGTGATCGAAATGCATAAGGGCGAAGGAGATAGCAACTCTAAAG CGAAAGAGTTCTGTAAGGTCATCTTCGCTTTTGAGGCCACAAATGAGGATGAACTGACTTTGCACGAGGATGACATCATCTCTATCATAAGCAAG GACACAGGAGAGCCCGGGTGGTGGCGAGGAGAGGTTGGTGGCAAAGGTGGTGTCTTTCCTGACAACTTTGTAACCATGCTGTCTGACACAGAAAAAGAG gcTTTTCTATCTCGAGGGTCGCGCAAGTCCTCACTCAAGCAAGATTCTGAAGAG AAACCAAAGAAGCCACCTCCACCGTCAAAACACATAG CTCTCAAACCAGAGGTTCCCAGCGCTGACAAGAAGCCTCATGCCATCAGGCCAGAGGACAAAG TTGACAGGGTGATCCCAGAGCCAAAACCATCCAAGCCTGCCGCACCACTCCCACCCAAAAAGCCTGTCCCGCCTCCAGGCAAAGGCAGGCAAGGAAACCTCCCACTAAAGCGGTCAGACAAGCCTCTGACTCCATCACCAAATTTGAA GCACAATGGGGAAATCCCTACATCTCGTCCAAAGCCTGACTTGGATTTATTGCTTCCCCCAAAACCCAAAACGCCCTCAGCGGACACAGGGGAGAAAAACTTCGAATcac CGCTAATTAGTTTTGACGAGGTTTCATCCAACTCAGAAAAGCTGTCTCATCCCACTGCTAACAGACCAAAGATTATCGGCCGGAGGTTGCCCGCCCAATTTGCTGGAGGACTATCG CCCAACAAGGAAATTAACCTGGACAAAGCTTTCAAGTTAGATGAGGAGGATGGTGCCAAAATAAAGCTTCTAGAACCCAGAAAG CCTAATACACACAACTCGTCCCCTTTGCCGCCATTCCATAAACCCAGTGTGGAGGCCAAACCCAACCCAGCATCCACAAACTTAAGCTCAGACAACAGTTTTCTGGGCAGAGAAGATCCCAAATCCCAGATGGAAGAGCTTAGAAGTCAGATGAAGGATCTTCTGCTATCAGTGGAGCTGTTCAAGGCCCAGCAAAT GAAAGAAATAACAGAGCTTCGTGGAGAACTGGATGAGGAAAGGAAAAAGCGTGTAGCCCTGCAG ATGGAGCTAAATAAGCTAAAGATGGCGATCCACTCAACGTGA
- the cd2ap gene encoding CD2-associated protein isoform X1, with the protein MEVVVEYDYEALHEDELTLRKGDLIKNVCRIEEDGWMEGELNGKRGLFPDNFVKELKQEAKEVRPESKGQAAQPLKREKSVGNVANLVQRMSTIGIPTGGFQPRPSSTTKKLKKRQCKVLFDYQPQNEDELELKIGDILDVTEEVEEGWWSGVINGKSGLFPSNFVKELDVAKEDGESNDTTPEEADGVENTVTPSSPTPSSGNGAIVQPKKIQRIGFGDIFKEGSVKSKVRIPNLEPEEKKENPIPSLPSVAKPAFPNVIEMHKGEGDSNSKAKEFCKVIFAFEATNEDELTLHEDDIISIISKDTGEPGWWRGEVGGKGGVFPDNFVTMLSDTEKEAFLSRGSRKSSLKQDSEEKPKKPPPPSKHIALKPEVPSADKKPHAIRPEDKVDRVIPEPKPSKPAAPLPPKKPVPPPGKGRQGNLPLKRSDKPLTPSPNLKHNGEIPTSRPKPDLDLLLPPKPKTPSADTGEKNFESPLISFDEVSSNSEKLSHPTANRPKIIGRRLPAQFAGGLSPNKEINLDKAFKLDEEDGAKIKLLEPRKPNTHNSSPLPPFHKPSVEAKPNPASTNLSSDNSFLGREDPKSQMEELRSQMKDLLLSVELFKAQQMKEITELRGELDEERKKRVALQMELNKLKMAIHST; encoded by the exons GAACTAAAACAGGAGGCCAAGGAAGTGAGACCCGAATCCAAAGGGCAAGCTGCTCAGCCTCTGAAGAGAGAGAAGTCTGTAGGAAATGTTGCCAACTTGGTTCAGAGGATGAGTACCATCGGGATTCCAACTGGGGGTTTCCAGCCACGACCATCATCTACCACAAAGA AGCTGAAGAAGAGACAGTGCAAAGTCTTGTTTGACTATCAGCCGCAGAACGAAGATGAACTGGAGTTAAAAATTGGAGATATTTTAGACGTCACCGAAGAG GTTGAAGAGGGTTGGTGGAGCGGCGTCATCAACGGCAAGTCAGGACTCTTCCCTTCCAACTTTGTCAAAGAATTGGATGTTGCGAAAGAAGACGGAGAATCAAATGATACGACACCAGAGGAGGCTG ATGGTGTAGAAAACACCGTGACACCATCATCGCCAACACCTTCTTCAGGCAATGGAGCTATTGTCCAGCCCAAAAAAATCCAACGTATTGGTTTTGGCGATATTTTCAAAGAAGGGTCAGTGAAATCAAAGGTCCGAATCCCTAATTTGGAGccggaagaaaaaaaggaaaat CCAATCCCTTCATTACCATCAGTCGCAAAGCCCGCCTTTCCCAACGTGATCGAAATGCATAAGGGCGAAGGAGATAGCAACTCTAAAG CGAAAGAGTTCTGTAAGGTCATCTTCGCTTTTGAGGCCACAAATGAGGATGAACTGACTTTGCACGAGGATGACATCATCTCTATCATAAGCAAG GACACAGGAGAGCCCGGGTGGTGGCGAGGAGAGGTTGGTGGCAAAGGTGGTGTCTTTCCTGACAACTTTGTAACCATGCTGTCTGACACAGAAAAAGAG gcTTTTCTATCTCGAGGGTCGCGCAAGTCCTCACTCAAGCAAGATTCTGAAGAG AAACCAAAGAAGCCACCTCCACCGTCAAAACACATAG CTCTCAAACCAGAGGTTCCCAGCGCTGACAAGAAGCCTCATGCCATCAGGCCAGAGGACAAAG TTGACAGGGTGATCCCAGAGCCAAAACCATCCAAGCCTGCCGCACCACTCCCACCCAAAAAGCCTGTCCCGCCTCCAGGCAAAGGCAGGCAAGGAAACCTCCCACTAAAGCGGTCAGACAAGCCTCTGACTCCATCACCAAATTTGAA GCACAATGGGGAAATCCCTACATCTCGTCCAAAGCCTGACTTGGATTTATTGCTTCCCCCAAAACCCAAAACGCCCTCAGCGGACACAGGGGAGAAAAACTTCGAATcac CGCTAATTAGTTTTGACGAGGTTTCATCCAACTCAGAAAAGCTGTCTCATCCCACTGCTAACAGACCAAAGATTATCGGCCGGAGGTTGCCCGCCCAATTTGCTGGAGGACTATCG CCCAACAAGGAAATTAACCTGGACAAAGCTTTCAAGTTAGATGAGGAGGATGGTGCCAAAATAAAGCTTCTAGAACCCAGAAAG CCTAATACACACAACTCGTCCCCTTTGCCGCCATTCCATAAACCCAGTGTGGAGGCCAAACCCAACCCAGCATCCACAAACTTAAGCTCAGACAACAGTTTTCTGGGCAGAGAAGATCCCAAATCCCAGATGGAAGAGCTTAGAAGTCAGATGAAGGATCTTCTGCTATCAGTGGAGCTGTTCAAGGCCCAGCAAAT GAAAGAAATAACAGAGCTTCGTGGAGAACTGGATGAGGAAAGGAAAAAGCGTGTAGCCCTGCAG ATGGAGCTAAATAAGCTAAAGATGGCGATCCACTCAACGTGA